The following DNA comes from Miscanthus floridulus cultivar M001 chromosome 5, ASM1932011v1, whole genome shotgun sequence.
ATGTTGTACCAGGTTTCGGTTGACTCTAGGCAATTCTTTCACCGACCATGTGAAAACATTGTTGTTCTCGTGTAAGAACGAAAAGAGCTCTTGCTTCTCTTCGGCTGATATGTCTGTGCCGATATGGACGCAACTATCATGTGCTGCTTTGGATAGAGGAGTTTTCTGAGTGTCTTCTCCAGCTTCTGCCCTTGGGCTAATGATGTTTTTGTCAGTCCATTCGGCTTCTTCTAGCTTTTTGACTACCTTGTGTTGACTTTCCTTCTATTTGCCTTAATGCGATTTGATCCTCGTTTACCATGATTATTCTGAAAGGTGAGGGCATCTTCATGCATAGGTAGCTTTGCTTGATGACTACTTCGAATTTGCTGGTGAATGCACTGCCGAAAATAGTAGTGTATGGGTAGTCTATATCGACTATATCAAAAGTTATCATCTCGGTGCGGACCCCTTCACCTTCTATGAATGATACCGAAACGGCCTGTGTCAACCGAAGTGTTGTGCAGCATGCATCCGGCTACATTCGCCATGGCGACGAAAAGCATCAGAATGGGGGTAATCTCGCACTTGGAAGTCGTTTTCGTCGAAGGTGATACGGAGTTTTAATTCTTTGCCTCTAATTGCTGGAATTTTAATTTATTTGTGCGTCCAATTTACTCAGGTCTTTCGATAAAAACACCAAATGAGTAGTGGATACGGAGTTTCTCGGAACTTTCAAAACTTACGAGCCAAGGATGATAAGCTCTTTTACTAAATTGTTGGAGgattttttttctccttttttgctaAAAAATAAAATAAGGTGTTGTTTTACAATACTCCTGGAGATAGCTCTTAGTATGGGTCGTAACTCGCTAGCATACACCCTGAGTCGACCCCTGATTCTCGCTGCGATCCTTGCTTTTGTTCGTCTTTGTCGATTCTTGATCATGTGACCAACTCTACGCCGAAGCGAAACGTTGGCGCACTGGGCACCGTCCGAGCGCCGCCCATCATCGCCCgtgaagatgccaggccctccGACAATTCGACATGAATGAATTCAGCATTACGGTGACTGGGCAGAACAGAACAGAGAAGCCAACACCAACAACACAATTCGCCATGCATTTTATTGTTTCAATTCCATCTTCTCTTATTCGTTCTGGCAGTAGGACCCACCCCCGGAGTGGCCCCCACGTGACAGAGCACACAACAAGCATGGTGTGGCATGGCGCGGTGGCGGTGCTATGATGAACACGACACACTAATAACGAGACACGTTAAAGCTAACCGATCGAAGGGAATTCATTCATGCAACAACAACAAAGGCAAAGTCCAGAATTAAAGAAACCCCCGGCCCGGCCGGCCCAGATAAGACGCTGCTTGCTGGTGTGGATCGATCCTCTGCTCGATCACTCAGGCGTCCACGACCTCGTCGTCCTTGGACGCAATCACGAACTCCTCGCGCAACGCCGGCGACACCTTGGGGATGGTCCCGTCCACGGCGTTGGGCCTGCCCAGCGCCTTCAGCGCCAGGTGCGCCGCCTTCTGCCCGGAGATCATCATGGCGCCGAACGTCGGGCCCTGTGCAAGTGCAATCAATCAACATTCATTCAGTGAGTAGTTATATATTAGGAATTGATGGATGGATCCTAAATCCTAGCTGCTGCCAGCTAGCATACCATCCTCGGCGCGCCGTCAATCTCGGCGACCTCCATTCCGGTGACGATCATGCCGGGCACGACCTCGCGCGTGAGGCGCACGATCTCGTCCTCGGCGGTGTTCATGTCGAGCGCCTTCATCCCGGGCACGGCGCTGATCATGCCGATGTCCTGGAGCCTCTTGACGCCCGTGGCCCCGAAGGGCCCGTCGTGGCCGCAGGAGCTGACCACCACCTTGGCCTCCATCACGTTGGGGTCCATGCACGACTGCGTGTCGTGGTTCATGGACACCAGCGCCCAGTTGGTGACCACGCCACCGACGCGCCCTCCCTTGACGATCAGGTCCTCCACGGCCACGGCGTTGAACAGCTTCACGTTGGGCCGCGCCAGGAGCGCGCTCATGATGGTGGACGTGAAGAGCGCCGCGTGCTTGATCACCACGTAGTCCTCGGCCTCGTCGTAGGCGACGCCCAGCTCGTCCAGGAACAGGTGCGCCGGCTTGCGCACCACCATGGCCGAGAACAGCTGCCCGCCCAGCCACGCGCCGCCGCCCGGGGACACCGACTGCTCCACGATGGCGATGCTCACCGTGGGGTCCTTGGACAGCTCGTACGCGCAGGAGAGCCCCGCGGATCCCGCGCCCACGATGACCACGTCGGTGTCGGCGTAGGTGATCATGTCCGTCATGTAGCGACGGGTCATCTCGCGGGACACGATGGACTCCTTGATGGGGCTGAATTTGAAGGACGTCAGGTCGTACGGCGGGTTGGAGGAGGAGATGGACGCGCAGATGGGGCCGGCGGCGGTGCGCGAGCCGGTGGCAACGACGACGGACGATGGGGCGCGCGTGGCGGCCGGGAGCCGGGAGCCCGCGAAGGAGGACTTGAGGAGGCTAGACGccgcggtggtggccatggctaGCTGCTGGGAATGACAAGTCTTGCTGCAGCACAGGCTCTGTGTGAGGGGATGAGGCTGCTGGCTGCGGTTGCACTTGCAGTCCTTGCCCTGCCAAGGTTTAAGAAGGGGACGAGACGAGGGAGGCGCTCGCTGCAACAAATATCTTGGCTGGCGGCTGGCGGCTGGCGGCTGGCGCCATGCATGGGGCGTGGTTGGTCACGGGCACTCTGGGATCGCTGGCAGCAGCGTGGGCTGCTGCATGCAGATATTTTGGAGGGTGAATTGGTGTATAGTAGAGATGTATACTTTTGGAACTTTCTACGTGTACTGTACTGAGTAAATTATATTGGCTCATTGGTTACCATGGATTGATGTAGAGACGATTCACTTCATCATCATTAATAAAACTTGGTGATCCTCGGCTGATTTAGCACATCAGTAAAAATATCTGTAGTGGTGGTCTCAACATCATCCACTCGTCAGGTGAATCATCATATCTTTGTATCTCCGTTTTGGGTGATAtttccacatatatatatatatatatatatatagggagaggctattcagtagccagctacagaataagttattctgtagccacctccatttaccataattttatatactaatttacgataatgtcaatatatatttactatagttgggttactataacacatagggatatttaccataacgttatagtaaaccacttagtaagaagttactataatctcataaattaacatagtaattatagtaactcaaggtggctacagaataggttattttgtagccagctatagagtagttgttctatatatatatatatatatatatatatatatatatatatatatatatatatatatatatagggagaggctattcagtagccggctacaaaataagttattctgtagccacctccatttactataattttatatactaatttaccataatataaatacatatttacgatagttgggttactataacacatggggatatttaccataacgttatattaaaccacttagtaaggagttactataatctcgtaaaataacatagtaattatcgtaactcaaagtggctacagaataagttattctgtagccagctacaggatagtagttctatatatatatatatatatatatatatatatatatatatatatatatatatattaggctattcagcagccggctacaaaataagttattctgtagccacctctatttaccataattttatatactaatttaccataatatcaatacatatttacaatagttgggttattataacacatgagaatatttaccataatgttatagtaaaccacttagtaaggagttactgtaaattaacatagtaattatcgtaactcaaagtggctacagaataagttattctatggccaactacagaatagtagttcagcagccggctacaaaataagttattctgtagccacctctatttatcataattttatatactaatttaccataatgtcaatacatatttacgatagttgggttactataacacatgggaatatttaccataacgttatagtaaaccacttagtgaggagttactgtaaatctcgtaaattaacatagtaattatcgtaactcaaagtggctacagaataagttattctgcagccagctataggatagtagttctatatatatatatatatatatatatatatatatatatatatatatatatatatatatatatatatatatatatatatatatagaactactatcctgtagctggctacagaataacttattctgtagccactttgagttacgataattactatgttattttacgagattatagtaactccttactaagtggtttaatataacgttatggtaaatatccccatgtgttatagtaacccaactatcgtaaatatgtatttatattatggtaaattagtatataaaattatagtaaatggaggtggctacagaataacttatttttgtagccggctactgaatagcctctccctatatatatatatatatatatatatatatatatatatatatatatatatatatatatatatatatatatatgccataATCCGCCTAAATTGTGACCGTTGAAGTACCTATCATGTCTCATAAGCAAATCCCACCACCTGCGGCTGCGAGAATGACGATGCCATGCAGCCAAGACACAAGACACAACGCAAGCTCATACTGTCATGTCATACATAATCTCCACTCTCTTGGCACAAATTACCGTGGCGCCATGCTTCTTCTTGGGCCTCAGTTGTAAAATCTGCACTGCACGACAAAATAGGTCACGTCCCCTCAAATATCTGCGCCACATGGTGGCATAGTACATATTTGGCCCCATATGATTCATGAAAGCGACCTTGCATCCGGAGAGACCTTTCCTATGAAAGGATGAGGTTATTGTCCACCTTTCCTTTCCCTGCCTATGTTGTGATAACTAACAGCGTGTGACCCTTGCATTGGAGATCTAGATAGATCTTTCGGACCACTGTCCAAATGATCTTGACATTGGATATTTCATCAGGACGCGTCAAGTATCAGCGACGTCTGACTCGTATAACCAGATTATAATAACTGAATTAGCTAATTATTATGTAGTACTCTAAGCTGGAGGGAAAGACTCAATTAGTTAACTTGATTATAGATAGATTAGTTCAGGGATTGCCTATCAATATGAGTGGTGTACTCTCTCCATGTCCAAAAAATATTGACAGTTTaagattaataataaaataaaaaaatgtccCCAAAACTCGTTTTTTTTGGCTTGCCGTGGAATCCAAATCAGTATCTTCATCCCATATACATTGACGCCATAATTGTGTCTTTGGATCCATAAAGCTAATAATTAGCTAATAATAATTAATTCTTTAAATCCAAACGGGTCCAGCTAATTGTTAGCTCACTAGGTAGATAAAATCAGCTAATTGTTAGCTGCTAATGTTTGCTATGAACTATAAACTAGCTAACTATTAATGGCTAATAGACCCAAACAGGACCTAAGGCTCTATTTTCGATCCAACTGTGCTAATAGTTCTCTAACTAATAGCTAAAAAGCTACTGACTATGTAACTTGTAGCTAATTATTAGCATGGGTTGTTTGGAACTTTGGATCCACCAACTAATTGGTGGTTGGATAACTCGTTGAAGGTGTATATGAATTATGAACTTCACTAAGAGAATGTTTGAATCCACCCAGCTTACTATATTAGCTATATGCCAGCTGAGAGAAACCAGCTAATAGCAAATTGTTAGCTAGGTGGTAGTTAAGACGTTGGCTAAATTATTAGTTGAGTATCTAAGTAAGACCTTAGGTAAATTTTACCAGCTAACTCTTAGCTACATGAGGATCCAAATAGGCCCAGGTATCCAAGCAATTTTAGGTTGAACTAGAAGTGTGATAATAAAAGACTAACTTGCCTCTCACTCATTAGCTTCTTCAGTTGTCAACTTTTGCTTGATTTTCTACTAACGCATACTTAAAAAAATATTCAAACATGTCACGAATTTTGGCTACCAATTATAGAAGTTGTTTTTTGCAAGATGGTATTtaaaatgcatgcatggatggGGATTTAAAACACAGGTACACATGGATGTTGTTGAACAATCCGAATACCTTATACTTTGAGATAAATTTTGAACGTTTGATATTCTATATTTTAGAATGAAGGAAGTAATTGTTAGCATAGCACACATCTACTTGCTAATAGTTAGCATGCCTATAATCTGAGTCTGTTTGGATCCCTACTTTACTTTgtagctgctactactactaatgGATCTACACAGGCTCTAAGTTAGGGAACAAATTCAAGTGCCTGCACAGTTAATCGTGAGTTCCGTAAACTAACTGCGTACGTTGAAAAGGCAACACAGCTAATTAATAGGGACATCCTAGTTATTCCACATCTTCCTTAGTCTGTCtcaactagggatgaaaacggtatggatattttccgaccatattcgaaaccgaatccgtttagagaggttgagatctgtccgtgtccgagttcggatatccaacatccgatgccgtatccgtatccaaatactcaaatcgcatatttatgatgtcgatatccaatcgtatcctatccgacatagttgacactatccgtattcaaatccgaattcgaataaaaatataaaaataaatgtaatatcgatgatatatgtccatatccgatccgttttcagcCCGTCTCAACTCCTGCAGAGCAAATCGGAGGAGTGTA
Coding sequences within:
- the LOC136450051 gene encoding thiamine thiazole synthase 1, chloroplastic, with the translated sequence MATTAASSLLKSSFAGSRLPAATRAPSSVVVATGSRTAAGPICASISSSNPPYDLTSFKFSPIKESIVSREMTRRYMTDMITYADTDVVIVGAGSAGLSCAYELSKDPTVSIAIVEQSVSPGGGAWLGGQLFSAMVVRKPAHLFLDELGVAYDEAEDYVVIKHAALFTSTIMSALLARPNVKLFNAVAVEDLIVKGGRVGGVVTNWALVSMNHDTQSCMDPNVMEAKVVVSSCGHDGPFGATGVKRLQDIGMISAVPGMKALDMNTAEDEIVRLTREVVPGMIVTGMEVAEIDGAPRMGPTFGAMMISGQKAAHLALKALGRPNAVDGTIPKVSPALREEFVIASKDDEVVDA